The Coccidioides posadasii str. Silveira chromosome 3, complete sequence genome contains a region encoding:
- a CDS encoding uncharacterized protein (EggNog:ENOG410PV53~COG:Q), translating into MSTSARVVNNLPGGLPIAQVPLHTNPETVALDYVQRLQSLKASDFTEDALWRDTFAFTGTVRTFHTPADIKTSWNDVTETHKPSDFALIPGSARVVQIGVRSSWVEARFVFKTNGIPRQNGSGFVSLIPADGEWKIWLLRTILEGIDGLPDVDVLNPTAHLVPNGHQNGIVEPTNYDCVVVGAGQAGLAAAGRLKALGVQYLLIDKNAAIGDNWLLRYESAKLHTVRNYAHLPFERTFTPDWKEFLPKRDVAKGFEIWFNRYGINAWFSTNLESGKWGEDKKEWAIRVIREGKEVILTTKHLVLAVGGGGQIPRMPTFPDREKFKGVVLHSVDYTDAKGWRGKKGVVVGAANTAHDVAEDMQAAGMDTTMVQRQATYVVPTDYYLKVTGAVFNDQIPIEIADRIQFSNPIAIGRQIVAYHLHKMIRADPERFDSLERAGFLLDRFGDITYHVSERGGGHYMDVGGSGKISKGLIKMKSDALITAYTENGLLLSDGSELKADVIVFTTGFVGTLRDEVAKYLGQQIADQVDEYWGLDTEGEIRGAYKPIGHPGLWYTGGTLGHSRFFSRFLGLQIRAALDGTPLPVYEKLPGRPNMKARPLGEITEFLAGAEAN; encoded by the exons ATGAGCACGTCAGCCAGGGTCGTGAACAACCTGCCTGGAGGTCTTCCAATTGCACAGGTACCGTTACATACCAATCCGGAAACGGTAGCATTGGATTATGTCCAACGCCTGCAATCTCTCAAGGCGTCGGATTTTACTGAAGATGCACTTTGGAGAGATACCTTTGCATTCACGGGAACTGTAAGGACGTTCCATACTCCAGCTGATATTAAAACGTCCTGGAACGACGTTACCGAAACCCATAAGCCCAGCGATTTTGCATTAATACCTGGATCAGCCCGTGTTGTGCAAATTGGCGTTCGGTCATCTTGGGTTGAAGCGAGGTTCGTCTTCAAGACAAACGGCATACCTCGACAGAACGGCTCTGGATTCGTGTCTTTAATACCAGCCGATGGCGAATGGAAAATTTGGCTCCTAAGAACTATTCTAGAAGGAATCGATGGTCTTCCTGATGTCGACGTTTTGAATCCGACAGCTCATCTAGTGCCCAATGGACACCAGAATGGCATCGTGGAGCCAACAAACTACGACTGCGTGGTCGTTGGGGCCGGGCAGGCAGGTCTCGCAGCTGCAGGTCGTCTGAAGGCGCTAGGCGTGCAATATCTTCTCATTGACAAGAATGCTGCTATTGGTGATAATTGGCTGTTGAGATATGAGTCTGCAAAAT TACATACCGTTAGAAACTATG CTCATCTACCATTTGAGCGCACATTCACTCCGGATTGGAAAGAATTTCTGCCCAAACGAGATGTCGCCAAAGGCTTTGAAATTTGGTTTAATAGATATGGAATT AATGCTTGGTTCTCTACGAATCTTGAATCCGGAAAATGGGGCGAGGACAAGAAGGAGTGGGCTATCCGTGTTATCCGGGAAGGCAAAGAAGTTATTCTCACCACTAAACACCTTGTTCTTGCCGTTGGCGGAGGTGGTCAGATTCCACGAATGCCCACGTTCCCTGATCGA GAGAAATTCAAAGGTGTGGTTCTCCATTCAGTTGATTATACGGACGCGAAAGGATGGAGAGGAAAGAAAGGTGTCGTCGTCGGTGCGGCAAATACAG CACACGATGTTGCGGAGGACATGCAAGCTGCAGGCATGGATACTACAATGGTTCAACGTCAAGCAACAT ATGTTGTCCCCACCGACTACTATTTGAAGGTCACTGGAG CCGTCTTCAATGACCAAATTCCAATAGAAATAGCCGATAGAATACAATTCAGCAACCCCATCGCTATCGGACGACAAATAGTCGCATATCATTTGCATAAAATGATTCGTGCAGACCCAGAACGTTTTGATTCTCTCGAGCGGGCAGGTTTCCTGCTAGATAGATTTGGTGACATTACATACCATGTCAGCGAGCGTGGTGGTGGTCACTATATGGATGTTGGTGGATCAGGAAAAATCTCCAAGGGGCTG ATTAAAATGAAGTCGGATGCCCTTATCACCGCTTACACCGAAAATGGGCTTCTTTTGTCGGATGGCTCCGAGCTCAAGGCCGATGTGATTGTGTTCACAACCGGATTCGTTGGAACGCTTCGTGATGAGGTTGCAAAATATCTAGGTCAGCAAATAGCGGACCAGGTGGACGAATACTGGGGGCTGGACACGGAAGGAGAGATTCGTGGAGCTTATAAACCTATTGGCC ATCCTGGATTGTGGTACACTGGTGGCACACTTGGTCATTCTAGGTTCTTCTCTCGTTTCTTGGGTTTACAAATTAGGGCTGCGCTTGATGGCACTCCCTTGCCAGTCTATGAAAAGCTTCCGGGAAGACCAAACATGAAGGCACGCCCACTGGGCGAAATAACTGAATTTTTGGCGGGTGCTGAAGCTAATTAG